Proteins encoded by one window of Chryseobacterium sp. POL2:
- a CDS encoding DUF2683 family protein, translated as MESIIVHTKNTTELAALKSVLKDMNIEFEKFHTRNHFHNKKTITKINDKTSEKINRPSKPKGL; from the coding sequence ATGGAATCTATTATTGTACATACAAAAAATACAACAGAATTGGCCGCACTGAAAAGTGTGCTAAAAGATATGAATATCGAGTTCGAAAAATTTCATACCAGAAACCATTTTCACAACAAAAAAACGATTACAAAAATCAATGATAAAACGTCGGAAAAAATTAATCGACCGTCAAAACCTAAAGGCTTATAA
- a CDS encoding lipoprotein signal peptidase, translating into MKKIALITFLILLIDQASKIYIKTHFHLGESVEVFGLSWFRLTFVENPGMAYGLHFGGLWGKYILIILRVALAIGMVVLFKKWLKEGASNYLIIPMAMIFAGALGNVIDGMFYGMIFDSGTMYEESIGRWIDYDGISQLTPLGQGYSQFMRGCVVDMLHFPLVDTTWPDWVPIFGGKHIEFFKYIFNVADSAITVGALFLYIFRKKAFPNGLDF; encoded by the coding sequence ATGAAGAAGATTGCTTTAATAACGTTTTTAATTTTATTAATTGATCAAGCGTCAAAAATCTATATTAAAACCCATTTTCATCTTGGTGAAAGCGTTGAAGTTTTCGGTCTTAGCTGGTTCCGATTAACATTTGTTGAAAATCCAGGCATGGCGTACGGACTACATTTTGGCGGACTTTGGGGCAAATATATTTTGATTATTCTGAGAGTTGCTCTCGCCATCGGTATGGTGGTGCTTTTCAAAAAATGGTTAAAAGAAGGTGCTTCCAATTACCTCATCATCCCGATGGCGATGATCTTTGCTGGCGCGCTTGGAAATGTTATCGATGGCATGTTCTACGGAATGATTTTCGATTCTGGAACCATGTATGAAGAAAGCATTGGACGTTGGATCGATTATGATGGTATTTCCCAGTTGACACCTTTGGGACAAGGTTATTCGCAGTTTATGCGTGGTTGCGTGGTTGACATGCTACATTTCCCTTTGGTTGATACAACTTGGCCAGATTGGGTTCCTATTTTTGGAGGAAAACATATTGAGTTTTTCAAGTATATTTTTAATGTTGCGGATTCTGCAATTACGGTAGGCGCTTTATTCTTGTATATTTTCAGAAAAAAAGCATTCCCTAATGGTTTAGATTTTTAG
- a CDS encoding vancomycin high temperature exclusion protein, with product MKIFKKILIIGLILAVVSAFFVWGSNFKIEKDTKDFVTSDLSKIPNEKVGLVLGTGKTLANGTPNLYFTYRMDAAAELYHAGKIKYLIVSGDNSRKNYNEPEDMKLALIEKGIPEHHIFEDFAGFRTLDSVVRAKEIFGQSSYIIISQRFHNERAVFLAQQNGIDAFGYNAKDVNRAAGFKTNLREKFARAKVYLDLWFGIEPKFGGEKISIF from the coding sequence ATGAAAATATTCAAAAAAATATTGATAATTGGACTGATACTCGCAGTAGTGTCAGCCTTTTTTGTTTGGGGTAGCAATTTTAAAATAGAAAAGGATACCAAGGATTTTGTAACATCCGATCTCTCAAAAATTCCTAATGAAAAAGTAGGTTTGGTTTTGGGCACTGGAAAAACATTAGCCAATGGAACACCCAACTTGTACTTTACTTATAGGATGGATGCTGCGGCAGAATTATACCACGCTGGAAAAATCAAATATCTTATTGTAAGTGGCGACAACTCTCGAAAAAATTACAATGAACCCGAAGATATGAAGCTTGCACTTATTGAAAAAGGAATTCCTGAACATCACATTTTTGAGGATTTTGCAGGATTCCGCACATTAGATTCGGTGGTACGCGCAAAGGAGATTTTCGGTCAGTCTTCTTACATTATCATTTCGCAGCGTTTCCATAACGAGCGTGCTGTATTTTTAGCGCAACAAAACGGCATCGACGCTTTTGGCTATAATGCAAAAGATGTCAATAGAGCTGCTGGCTTCAAAACCAATCTACGAGAGAAGTTTGCAAGAGCCAAAGTTTATTTGGATTTATGGTTTGGTATAGAGCCGAAATTTGGTGGCGAAAAGATTTCGATTTTTTAA
- a CDS encoding T9SS type A sorting domain-containing protein, protein MKKIYTAALVICSLGLAKSQVYETVDMGFMTDVSNNGVAVGNIMYGSHIMWREAGGTVVIGEPASGAQIGGTTNVTIDGKFISGTVTNTNTMVEEMALCNVETGQWKYLGALVPGQEVSAWGMTSDGSTVVGLGFVSDMEAHAVKWTQEGGLVDLGSTFPETSSRANGINDDGTIIVGCQDDDFDRFGAYWKNGVQHLLKNNDGENVGEIFAVTPDGKTMIGANYDWPYIWKETDGYLELPHEDPMYIGGSIAVTDDGKKVLGFYRPWGQSAFSGNGFIWTKENGVVDLNDYVQSLGVDAEGMTFSLPLGMSPNGKYIVGIGTKNDENLGFVIKLPDSALATNNVKVSKSAIYPNPVVDVLNITNADKLENLEVYNFAGQKVLATKTIKDNKLNVSQLAKGAYILKVTKNGVTESIKFVKE, encoded by the coding sequence ATGAAGAAAATTTACACAGCAGCACTTGTAATTTGTAGTTTAGGATTAGCAAAATCTCAAGTTTATGAAACGGTAGATATGGGATTTATGACAGACGTATCTAACAATGGCGTAGCTGTTGGAAATATAATGTACGGCAGTCATATTATGTGGAGAGAGGCTGGAGGTACAGTTGTAATTGGCGAGCCAGCAAGTGGAGCGCAAATAGGTGGGACGACAAATGTAACAATCGATGGAAAATTCATCTCTGGTACCGTGACCAACACTAACACAATGGTAGAAGAAATGGCGCTCTGTAACGTTGAAACAGGACAATGGAAATACCTAGGCGCACTAGTTCCCGGACAAGAGGTGTCAGCGTGGGGAATGACTAGCGATGGCTCTACTGTTGTAGGACTTGGATTTGTTAGCGACATGGAAGCTCACGCTGTTAAATGGACACAAGAAGGTGGCCTTGTTGATTTGGGAAGTACTTTTCCAGAAACGAGTTCTAGAGCTAACGGAATTAATGATGATGGGACAATTATCGTAGGATGTCAAGATGACGATTTTGATCGTTTTGGTGCTTATTGGAAAAATGGCGTGCAACATTTATTGAAAAATAACGATGGCGAAAATGTTGGAGAAATCTTCGCTGTAACGCCAGATGGTAAAACCATGATTGGTGCCAACTATGACTGGCCCTATATCTGGAAAGAGACAGACGGTTATCTAGAATTACCACACGAAGACCCAATGTATATTGGTGGCTCTATTGCTGTTACAGACGATGGAAAAAAAGTGCTAGGTTTCTATAGACCTTGGGGACAAAGCGCATTTTCTGGAAACGGATTTATCTGGACTAAAGAAAATGGAGTTGTTGATCTTAATGATTATGTACAAAGTCTAGGAGTCGATGCCGAAGGAATGACATTTTCATTACCATTAGGTATGTCGCCAAACGGAAAATATATCGTAGGAATTGGGACTAAAAATGATGAAAATTTAGGTTTCGTAATCAAATTACCAGACTCAGCATTAGCCACAAATAATGTTAAAGTTTCAAAATCTGCAATCTATCCAAACCCTGTTGTTGACGTATTGAATATTACCAATGCAGACAAATTGGAAAATCTTGAAGTTTACAATTTTGCAGGTCAAAAAGTTCTAGCAACAAAAACAATTAAAGATAATAAGCTGAACGTTTCTCAATTAGCGAAAGGTGCATACATTCTTAAAGTAACAAAGAATGGTGTAACAGAAAGCATCAAATTTGTAAAAGAGTAA
- a CDS encoding tetratricopeptide repeat protein, which yields MMTKLLYILLIFPLMLLSQSISDDSLLKRAHAVMYDSPEETIKITKGLTKKTKSSEKTAHYYMLLSNAYIAKRDIDSSLYYINQTSNLINNSDIKIATKVRILNHIAVQYQQMELYDKALETLDRSQELCNQIPAGRYHRNYYWEFINIVRGMVYRAQSNPEMALEKFKSALKYYKTIPADKSLLANMSVIAYNIGNCYLDLKQFGPAEIYFNESTDYAKKAQSKSLESFAYKGMAEKFYLIHQYDKSLELLKKAEDLAIPVGDLTLKEGIYKLMSDNYLVLNDWQDYQTYNQKYQEVRQTKEASELKSLNRYINLHSDEISKKKEETSKRFGIYQIILVATSLILLLFLINLIKKTRQINKYQQEKISEFLNTDRETKI from the coding sequence ATGATGACCAAGCTGCTTTACATCTTACTTATTTTTCCACTAATGCTTTTATCGCAGAGTATTAGCGATGATTCTTTGTTGAAACGCGCTCATGCGGTAATGTATGACAGTCCCGAAGAAACGATAAAAATTACAAAAGGTCTAACAAAAAAAACAAAAAGCAGCGAAAAAACAGCCCATTATTATATGTTGCTGTCCAATGCCTATATTGCTAAACGCGACATCGATAGCTCGTTATATTATATTAACCAGACCAGCAACCTCATCAACAATTCGGATATAAAAATAGCTACAAAAGTTAGAATTCTCAATCATATTGCGGTACAATATCAGCAAATGGAATTGTATGACAAAGCTTTGGAAACGCTGGATCGTTCTCAGGAATTATGCAACCAAATTCCGGCTGGTCGATACCATCGAAATTATTATTGGGAATTTATCAATATTGTGCGAGGCATGGTTTATCGTGCCCAGTCCAATCCAGAGATGGCTTTAGAAAAATTCAAATCTGCTTTAAAATATTACAAAACTATACCTGCCGACAAAAGCCTTCTGGCCAACATGAGCGTCATCGCTTACAATATTGGGAATTGTTATTTAGATCTCAAACAATTTGGTCCAGCAGAAATTTATTTTAACGAGTCAACAGACTACGCCAAAAAAGCGCAAAGTAAAAGCTTAGAATCTTTCGCTTACAAAGGTATGGCTGAAAAATTCTATCTCATTCACCAATACGACAAATCTTTAGAACTCCTAAAAAAAGCTGAAGATTTGGCGATTCCTGTTGGCGATTTAACACTCAAAGAAGGCATCTACAAGCTAATGTCCGATAATTATTTAGTATTAAATGATTGGCAAGATTACCAAACTTACAATCAAAAATACCAAGAAGTTCGACAAACAAAAGAAGCGTCTGAGTTGAAGTCGCTCAACCGCTACATCAATCTTCACAGTGATGAAATTTCGAAAAAAAAGGAAGAAACTTCAAAGCGTTTTGGTATTTATCAAATTATCTTAGTTGCTACAAGTCTTATTCTGTTGTTGTTTTTAATTAACCTGATAAAAAAAACGCGACAAATCAATAAGTATCAGCAAGAAAAAATTTCTGAATTTTTAAATACTGACCGCGAAACAAAAATCTAA
- the trpS gene encoding tryptophan--tRNA ligase, which yields MSRILTGIQATGTPHLGNLLGAIIPAIELSKKEENESFLFIANLHTLTLIKDAETLRQNTYEIAAAWLACGLDTEKTFFYRQSDIPETCELTWYLDCFFPFQRLQLAHSFKDKSDRLADVNVGLFNYPILMAADILLYDAEIVPVGKDQLQHLEITRDVAEKFNRQMGDVLTLPSAELQKDTMYVPGTDGRKMSKSIGNIINVFAPQKELKKQIMSIETDSKSLEEPKDPETDKVFAIYQLIATPEQTEELRAKYLAGNFGYGHAKTELLNLILNRFEKERELFDYYMTHLDELEAKLQEGAAKTKPIAQATLAKVRQSLGF from the coding sequence ATGTCAAGAATTTTAACAGGTATACAAGCTACAGGAACTCCACATTTGGGAAATCTTTTAGGAGCGATTATTCCCGCAATCGAATTGTCAAAAAAAGAAGAAAACGAATCTTTTTTATTTATTGCTAATCTCCACACGTTAACATTGATAAAAGATGCGGAAACCTTACGACAAAACACTTACGAGATTGCAGCGGCCTGGCTGGCTTGTGGCTTGGACACAGAGAAAACTTTTTTCTACAGACAAAGCGACATTCCTGAAACTTGTGAATTAACTTGGTATCTTGATTGTTTCTTTCCTTTCCAAAGACTACAATTGGCCCATTCTTTCAAAGATAAATCGGATAGGCTTGCAGATGTTAACGTAGGACTTTTCAATTATCCGATTTTGATGGCGGCTGATATTTTATTGTACGATGCAGAGATTGTTCCTGTTGGGAAAGATCAGCTTCAGCATTTAGAAATTACAAGAGATGTCGCAGAAAAATTCAACCGTCAAATGGGTGATGTCTTGACTTTACCATCAGCAGAACTACAAAAAGACACCATGTATGTTCCCGGTACCGATGGTCGAAAAATGTCAAAATCTATTGGAAACATCATCAATGTTTTTGCACCTCAAAAAGAACTAAAAAAACAAATAATGTCTATCGAAACTGATTCTAAATCTTTGGAAGAACCAAAAGATCCAGAAACCGACAAAGTATTTGCAATATATCAATTGATTGCTACACCAGAACAAACTGAAGAATTAAGAGCCAAATATTTGGCGGGAAATTTTGGTTATGGTCATGCAAAAACAGAATTGCTAAATCTTATCTTAAATCGTTTTGAAAAAGAAAGAGAACTTTTCGATTATTATATGACGCATCTCGACGAATTGGAAGCCAAGCTCCAAGAAGGTGCAGCCAAAACAAAACCTATTGCGCAAGCGACATTAGCAAAAGTGAGACAAAGCCTCGGCTTTTAA
- a CDS encoding GNAT family N-acetyltransferase, translated as MTYTYQNQQSGNGGFFTMQNDTEEVGRLTYTIMPEESRFVISFVNIYPKFEGQGLGKLMVKEAIDFARQNNWKVYPHCSYARTVMTKMDDVQDLLLKS; from the coding sequence ATGACTTATACATACCAAAATCAACAATCCGGAAACGGCGGTTTTTTCACCATGCAAAATGATACCGAAGAAGTTGGACGACTCACTTACACCATTATGCCAGAAGAAAGTCGGTTTGTCATTTCTTTTGTTAATATTTACCCGAAATTCGAAGGTCAAGGTTTAGGAAAACTCATGGTAAAAGAAGCCATCGATTTTGCAAGGCAAAACAATTGGAAGGTCTATCCACATTGCTCTTATGCCAGAACTGTGATGACAAAAATGGACGATGTACAAGATCTCCTTTTGAAATCTTAA
- a CDS encoding DUF5103 domain-containing protein, with protein sequence MKKLSFVFLLIIINFQAQKIAGIQLFNPQTNDETPIIGFNQQLILRFDDLTNSSQVYRYTIKHYDRNWQDDGLFFTEYANGSLNGLIDNFQYSFNTVQAYTHYTLTFPNEKISPKISGNFELIVYKDSAEKPLFTKRFMMYEEGANVGLQLSRFQDAKKPDLRQRIEVQAVGSGTSVTNNITSITLSLMQNNNWNSLMSNQRPTSTLGNKMLFQQLSLAFPGNSEFYYFDNKVLNQAYDMVANVSTENGQNQTYLFPVWAYPDTYQPYPDVNGAYYFRRNDLGIERDANKEGDYSWVHFALESLKMDKDIYVLGMFNDYKADDKSIMKYDDANKMYIADIFLKQGFYNYMLATKNPDGSLNYGEINGNFWQTENLYQAMIYYRPFGRNYDGLLGYGEYRTPVR encoded by the coding sequence ATGAAGAAATTAAGTTTTGTTTTCCTTTTGATAATCATCAATTTTCAAGCCCAAAAGATTGCTGGCATACAATTGTTTAATCCTCAGACCAACGATGAGACTCCCATAATAGGTTTTAATCAACAACTTATTTTAAGATTTGATGATTTAACGAATAGCAGCCAGGTTTATCGCTATACCATCAAACATTATGACCGCAATTGGCAAGACGACGGCTTATTTTTTACAGAATATGCCAATGGAAGTCTCAATGGATTAATCGACAATTTCCAATATTCTTTTAACACAGTTCAGGCTTATACCCATTATACTTTGACTTTTCCAAATGAAAAAATAAGTCCTAAAATTTCTGGGAATTTTGAATTGATAGTTTACAAAGACTCGGCTGAGAAACCATTATTTACCAAAAGATTTATGATGTATGAAGAAGGTGCGAATGTCGGTTTGCAACTCTCAAGATTTCAAGATGCTAAAAAACCAGATTTGCGTCAACGCATCGAGGTTCAGGCGGTTGGTAGCGGAACCAGTGTGACCAATAATATTACGTCGATCACACTTTCTCTCATGCAAAATAACAATTGGAACAGCCTTATGTCGAACCAAAGACCAACGTCAACTTTGGGAAACAAAATGCTCTTTCAACAACTCAGTTTAGCCTTTCCGGGAAATAGTGAATTTTATTATTTCGATAACAAAGTCCTCAACCAGGCTTATGATATGGTCGCCAATGTCAGCACCGAGAATGGACAAAATCAAACTTATCTTTTCCCAGTATGGGCCTATCCAGACACTTATCAACCCTATCCCGATGTCAATGGCGCGTATTATTTCCGAAGAAACGACTTAGGAATTGAAAGAGATGCCAACAAAGAAGGCGATTATTCTTGGGTACATTTCGCTTTAGAAAGTCTGAAAATGGACAAAGACATCTATGTTTTAGGAATGTTTAACGATTACAAAGCCGATGATAAAAGCATCATGAAATATGACGACGCCAACAAAATGTATATTGCGGATATCTTTCTAAAACAAGGTTTTTACAACTACATGTTGGCTACAAAAAATCCCGATGGAAGCTTAAACTATGGAGAAATTAATGGTAATTTTTGGCAAACCGAAAACCTCTATCAAGCCATGATTTATTACAGACCATTTGGCAGAAACTATGATGGATTATTGGGTTACGGCGAATATCGTACCCCTGTAAGGTAA
- a CDS encoding MBL fold metallo-hydrolase, with protein MLHIKNFAFNPFSENTYVIYNDDKEAFIIDPGNFQVHETQQIESFITEQQLKIKNILLTHAHIDHVLGLQWAFDKYNVPVLLHKNDKELLDRAPLSAMQFGFQFTPFVGNLEFLNEGDILKLGEEEFKILFVPGHSPGSIAFYNEKEKFVISGDVLFYGSIGRTDLYKANYEQLIDSIKTKLLIMDPATQVYSGHGNPTSIGFEKDYNPFLK; from the coding sequence ATGTTACACATCAAGAATTTTGCTTTCAATCCGTTTTCGGAGAATACTTATGTTATTTATAATGACGACAAAGAAGCATTCATCATCGACCCTGGCAACTTCCAAGTTCATGAAACGCAACAAATAGAAAGTTTTATCACAGAACAACAATTAAAAATTAAGAATATACTTCTAACACATGCACATATCGATCATGTTTTGGGATTGCAATGGGCATTTGACAAATACAATGTTCCTGTGTTGTTACATAAAAATGATAAAGAACTACTTGACCGTGCACCACTTAGCGCCATGCAATTTGGATTTCAGTTCACGCCATTTGTTGGAAATTTAGAATTTTTGAATGAAGGCGACATTCTAAAATTAGGCGAGGAAGAATTTAAAATTTTGTTTGTTCCTGGGCATTCGCCGGGAAGTATTGCTTTTTATAATGAAAAGGAAAAATTTGTGATTTCTGGAGATGTTTTATTTTATGGAAGTATCGGAAGAACAGATTTGTACAAAGCCAATTACGAGCAACTTATCGATAGCATCAAAACAAAGCTTCTGATAATGGATCCTGCAACGCAAGTCTATAGCGGACATGGCAATCCTACAAGTATCGGTTTTGAAAAAGACTACAATCCATTTTTGAAATAA
- a CDS encoding thioredoxin family protein, with amino-acid sequence MSNTPSNMLALGTLAPDFALPNPSKENKIETLNTLKGEKATLVMFICNHCPFVLNVIEKIAELYDDYKTQGIEFVAISANDAVAYPADSPELMADFADEHGVNFSYLYDESQEIAKAYQAACTPDFFLFDKDLKLVYRGQMDDSRPGNHKEVTGEDLIIAFENLLADQPQEDMQMPSMGCNIKWKA; translated from the coding sequence ATGTCTAATACACCTTCTAATATGTTGGCTTTAGGAACTCTTGCTCCAGATTTTGCACTTCCTAATCCGTCTAAAGAAAATAAAATAGAAACGCTAAATACTCTTAAAGGCGAAAAAGCGACTTTGGTAATGTTTATCTGTAACCATTGCCCATTTGTATTAAATGTTATTGAAAAAATTGCAGAACTGTATGACGATTACAAAACTCAAGGTATCGAATTCGTTGCGATAAGCGCCAACGATGCCGTAGCTTATCCTGCTGATAGTCCAGAGCTAATGGCGGATTTTGCTGACGAACACGGTGTTAATTTTTCATACCTTTATGACGAATCGCAAGAGATTGCTAAAGCTTATCAAGCAGCATGCACGCCAGATTTCTTCTTATTTGATAAAGATCTGAAACTCGTATATCGCGGACAAATGGACGACTCTCGACCAGGAAATCATAAAGAAGTTACGGGTGAAGATTTGATTATAGCTTTTGAAAACCTTTTAGCAGATCAACCTCAAGAAGATATGCAAATGCCTAGTATGGGTTGCAATATCAAATGGAAAGCTTAA
- the miaA gene encoding tRNA (adenosine(37)-N6)-dimethylallyltransferase MiaA, translating into MVKRLISVVGPTGIGKTKLAIEIAKFLKTEIISCDSRQFYKEMKIGTAVPSDEELAAVPHHFIGNLSIDDYYSIGQFEKEALVKLDELFVDHDYVVMVGGSGMYEKAVVEGMNDLPEADEEHQKLLQYIFEHEGIEPLQHLLKNLDPEYYSNVDLENPRRLFRSLDIIFQTGKSYTENLVSPKDKRNFETFRIGIDAPREVIYDRINQRVDIMMAQGLLQEATGLLAHRDKVALQTVGYTELFRYMDGEWTLDFAIEEIKKNSRRYAKRQVTWNKKLQQLNWVNYENSVEESLSLLQQIL; encoded by the coding sequence ATTGTGAAGCGGCTTATCTCTGTTGTAGGACCTACGGGAATCGGAAAAACAAAATTGGCAATCGAAATTGCAAAGTTTCTGAAAACCGAAATCATTTCTTGTGACTCTCGACAGTTTTACAAAGAAATGAAAATAGGAACTGCCGTGCCTTCTGATGAAGAATTAGCTGCCGTGCCGCATCATTTTATCGGGAACTTAAGCATTGACGATTACTATTCAATTGGGCAATTTGAGAAAGAAGCGCTTGTAAAATTGGACGAATTGTTTGTGGATCATGATTATGTTGTCATGGTGGGAGGAAGCGGAATGTACGAAAAAGCAGTGGTCGAAGGTATGAACGACTTGCCCGAAGCAGATGAAGAACACCAAAAACTCTTACAATATATTTTTGAACATGAAGGTATTGAGCCGCTTCAACATCTTTTAAAAAATTTAGATCCAGAATATTATTCGAATGTCGATCTCGAAAATCCAAGACGTCTTTTCAGGTCTTTGGATATCATTTTTCAAACTGGAAAATCTTATACCGAAAATCTGGTTTCTCCCAAAGACAAACGGAATTTTGAAACTTTCCGAATAGGCATAGATGCGCCGAGAGAAGTTATCTATGACCGTATCAACCAGCGTGTCGATATTATGATGGCACAAGGTCTCTTGCAAGAAGCAACTGGTCTGCTTGCTCATCGTGATAAAGTGGCTTTGCAAACCGTAGGTTACACCGAGTTGTTTCGATATATGGACGGCGAATGGACTTTGGATTTTGCAATTGAGGAAATCAAGAAAAATTCGCGACGCTATGCCAAACGTCAAGTAACTTGGAACAAAAAACTACAACAGCTTAATTGGGTTAACTACGAAAATTCTGTCGAAGAAAGCTTATCTTTGCTACAACAAATTTTATAA
- a CDS encoding methionine aminotransferase, translating into MTPKIKSKLPKVGVSIFTEMSALAAKENAVNLSQGFPDFPIDPKLTQYLEEASAKGFNQYLPMAGFIDLREAIAKKIIDAHDSEYDIDTEITVTSGATQAIFTTIATLISPGDEVIIIEPAYDCYEPAIELFGGIVKRLSLHKPDYKIDWQQLKNLISSKTKLMIFNNPNNPSGQILRETDIQELIKLIKDTNIILLSDEVYENITFDNQQHLSFVRYPELKERSFVIASFGKLLHITGWKLGYILAPKNLMTEYNKAHQFNVFCANAPAQYAVAKYMKQTTDYTEIATMYQSKRDYFRKAISETGFKLLNCESTYFQSVDFSAISDLGDKEFCYNLTQNYNVAGIPFSAFYHNFIDEKVIRFCFAKKQETLDQAIENLLKLKI; encoded by the coding sequence ATGACTCCAAAAATCAAATCCAAATTGCCAAAAGTTGGGGTGAGCATTTTCACAGAAATGAGCGCCTTGGCAGCCAAAGAAAATGCGGTTAACCTTTCACAAGGATTCCCAGATTTCCCAATCGATCCAAAACTCACACAATATCTCGAAGAAGCTTCAGCAAAAGGTTTTAACCAATATCTTCCCATGGCTGGTTTTATAGATCTAAGAGAAGCTATTGCCAAAAAAATAATCGACGCGCATGATTCGGAATATGATATTGACACCGAAATAACTGTAACTTCTGGCGCTACCCAAGCTATTTTTACAACAATCGCTACTTTAATAAGCCCCGGCGACGAAGTGATTATTATAGAGCCCGCATACGATTGTTACGAACCAGCAATTGAGCTTTTCGGTGGAATTGTTAAACGATTGAGTCTTCATAAACCTGATTATAAAATAGATTGGCAGCAACTCAAGAATTTGATTTCGAGCAAAACCAAATTGATGATTTTTAACAATCCAAATAATCCTTCGGGGCAGATCCTAAGAGAAACTGACATCCAAGAACTTATCAAATTGATAAAAGACACCAATATTATTTTGTTAAGTGATGAAGTTTACGAAAATATCACTTTTGATAATCAACAACATTTAAGTTTTGTACGATATCCCGAACTTAAAGAACGAAGTTTCGTTATCGCTTCTTTTGGGAAATTGCTTCATATTACAGGTTGGAAACTCGGATATATTTTGGCTCCCAAAAACCTAATGACCGAATACAACAAAGCTCACCAATTCAATGTTTTTTGTGCCAATGCTCCAGCACAATACGCTGTTGCAAAATATATGAAACAAACAACAGATTATACCGAAATCGCGACAATGTATCAATCCAAACGCGATTATTTTAGAAAAGCAATTTCAGAAACTGGATTCAAATTATTAAACTGTGAATCCACCTACTTCCAGTCGGTAGATTTTTCTGCAATATCAGATCTAGGCGATAAGGAATTTTGTTATAATTTAACACAAAATTATAATGTTGCGGGTATTCCTTTCTCGGCCTTTTATCATAATTTTATAGACGAAAAGGTCATCCGTTTTTGTTTTGCCAAAAAACAAGAAACTTTAGACCAAGCAATCGAAAATTTACTTAAACTTAAAATATGA
- a CDS encoding DUF2911 domain-containing protein: MKKLIGISFLCVGLLGIAQTKQDPKELKFAKVDVSPLDIVYYPLDAATGKNVNPVMKVIYSRPQSKGRSIFGNLIKYNEVWRFGANENTELKVYKPINIDGKEVSVGTYSIFAIPGETEWTIIINKTTDVWGAYSYNSANDVVRMKVPATKLAAPIENFSISFVKTDNGANMVAAWDTAQVSLPVSF, from the coding sequence ATGAAAAAATTAATTGGTATTAGCTTTTTATGCGTTGGACTATTAGGAATTGCCCAAACCAAACAAGATCCAAAAGAATTAAAATTTGCAAAAGTAGATGTTAGCCCTTTAGATATTGTGTATTATCCTCTGGATGCAGCAACTGGGAAAAATGTAAATCCAGTGATGAAGGTTATCTATTCTAGACCACAAAGTAAAGGACGCTCCATCTTCGGAAACCTTATCAAATACAACGAAGTTTGGCGTTTTGGCGCCAACGAAAATACAGAACTCAAAGTTTACAAACCAATCAACATTGACGGAAAAGAAGTTTCTGTTGGGACATATAGTATTTTTGCAATTCCTGGAGAAACCGAATGGACCATAATCATCAACAAAACAACCGACGTCTGGGGCGCTTATAGTTACAATTCCGCTAACGACGTTGTTCGCATGAAAGTTCCTGCTACAAAATTGGCAGCTCCTATCGAGAACTTTTCGATTAGCTTTGTAAAAACCGATAATGGCGCGAATATGGTGGCCGCTTGGGATACAGCACAAGTAAGCCTTCCTGTTAGTTTTTAA